The Nesterenkonia xinjiangensis genome contains a region encoding:
- the secA gene encoding preprotein translocase subunit SecA → MPTLLERILKTGDKKILKTLGAYADAVNLLEDEFKELSDAELRAETERFKERHRDGESLNSLLPEAFAAVREAADRTLGQRHYDVQLMGGAALHLGNIAEMGTGEGKTLVATAPAYLNALSGKGVHVVTVNDYLAKYQSDLMGRVFRFLGMTTGTITNDLKPAQRREAYAADITYGTNNEFGFDFLRDNMAQSLDDLVQREHHYAIIDEIDSILIDEARTPLIISGAASGDISRWYTDFATLVKKLHKDEDYEVDEKKRTVGVLEPGIDKVEDYLGIENLYETQNTTLIQYLNNAIRAKELYKRDTDYVVVKNEVHIVDEHTGRMLKGRRYNEGLHQAIEAKEEVRIKAENQTRATVTLQNYFRGYEKISGMTGTAETEAAEFMSTYGLGVVPIPPNRPRQRVDHNDLVYKNEVVKFDAVLQDIVERHEKGQPVLVGTESVEKSEYLSKLLAKAGIRHEVLNAKNHEHEAAIVAQAGRKGAVTVATNMAGRGTDIMLGGNAEFNAVHEMEKLGLDPAEDAEEYEAKWDDVFTTAKDEAEKDGDEVRERGGLYVLGTERHQSRRIDNQLRGRSGRQGDPGESRFYISLTDDLMRLFNQAAAQRIMNSKAMDEQIPVEHKFVSGAIANAQQQREGQNTEIRKNVLKYDDVMNRQREAIYSDRRRILEGDDVHEKVQHFIEDAIGLMIDERTSSSSSEDWDLEGLWEELETLYPISLEVADIVEEAGGIDQITVKMLKREIVSDAKIAYENKEEELGEEAMRQLERRVLLSVIDEKWQEHLYEMDYLKSGIGLRSMAQRDPLVEYQREGYLLFQTMADSIREDSVRYLFNAEVTSAAARAKTTSLPGVKEGRVAAAGKEVSVPGLKDEQPKVKLNFTAPTETGGKQTESRSTG, encoded by the coding sequence GTGCCTACTCTGCTCGAACGAATCCTCAAGACCGGGGACAAGAAGATCCTCAAGACGCTTGGCGCCTACGCCGACGCCGTCAATCTCTTGGAGGACGAGTTCAAAGAGCTCTCCGACGCTGAGCTGCGTGCGGAGACCGAGCGCTTCAAGGAGCGCCACCGCGACGGCGAGTCGCTGAACTCGCTGCTGCCTGAGGCCTTCGCCGCAGTGCGCGAGGCCGCCGACCGAACCTTGGGCCAGCGTCACTACGACGTCCAGCTCATGGGTGGCGCGGCCCTGCACCTGGGCAACATCGCAGAGATGGGCACCGGTGAGGGCAAGACGCTGGTCGCCACGGCGCCGGCCTACCTCAACGCGCTCTCGGGTAAGGGCGTCCACGTCGTCACCGTCAACGACTACCTGGCGAAGTACCAGTCGGACCTGATGGGACGTGTCTTCCGCTTCCTCGGTATGACCACTGGGACGATCACCAATGATCTCAAGCCGGCCCAGCGCCGTGAAGCCTACGCCGCGGACATCACCTATGGCACGAACAACGAGTTCGGCTTCGACTTCCTCCGGGACAACATGGCCCAGTCGCTGGACGACCTGGTCCAGCGCGAGCACCACTACGCGATCATCGACGAGATCGACTCCATCCTCATCGATGAGGCCCGGACCCCGCTGATCATCTCCGGGGCGGCCTCCGGGGACATCTCTCGCTGGTACACCGACTTCGCGACCCTGGTGAAGAAGCTCCACAAGGACGAGGACTACGAGGTCGACGAGAAGAAGCGCACGGTGGGGGTGCTCGAGCCCGGCATCGACAAGGTCGAGGACTACCTGGGCATCGAGAACCTCTACGAGACCCAGAACACGACGCTGATCCAGTACCTCAACAATGCGATCCGCGCCAAGGAGCTCTACAAGCGCGACACCGACTACGTGGTCGTCAAGAACGAGGTCCACATCGTCGACGAGCACACCGGCCGCATGCTCAAGGGCCGGCGCTATAACGAAGGCCTGCACCAGGCCATCGAGGCCAAGGAGGAGGTGCGGATCAAGGCGGAGAATCAGACCCGCGCCACCGTCACTCTGCAGAACTACTTCCGTGGATACGAGAAGATCTCCGGCATGACCGGCACGGCCGAGACCGAAGCTGCCGAGTTCATGTCCACCTATGGTCTGGGCGTGGTGCCGATCCCGCCGAACAGGCCCCGCCAGCGCGTCGATCACAATGACCTGGTCTACAAGAATGAGGTCGTGAAGTTCGACGCGGTGCTCCAGGACATCGTGGAGCGGCACGAGAAGGGCCAGCCGGTGCTCGTCGGCACCGAGTCGGTGGAGAAGTCCGAGTACCTCTCCAAGCTGCTGGCCAAGGCCGGCATCCGCCATGAGGTCCTCAACGCGAAGAACCACGAGCATGAGGCGGCCATCGTCGCGCAGGCCGGCCGCAAGGGCGCCGTCACCGTGGCCACCAACATGGCCGGCCGAGGCACTGACATCATGCTCGGCGGCAACGCGGAGTTCAACGCCGTCCACGAGATGGAGAAGCTCGGGCTGGACCCGGCGGAGGATGCGGAGGAGTACGAGGCCAAGTGGGACGATGTGTTCACCACGGCCAAGGACGAGGCCGAGAAGGACGGCGACGAGGTCCGTGAGCGTGGCGGACTCTACGTGCTCGGCACCGAGCGCCACCAGTCCCGGCGCATCGACAACCAGCTGCGCGGTCGTTCCGGACGTCAGGGCGACCCCGGTGAGTCGCGCTTCTACATCTCGCTCACAGATGACCTGATGCGCCTGTTCAACCAGGCCGCAGCCCAGCGGATCATGAACTCCAAGGCCATGGACGAGCAGATCCCGGTCGAGCACAAGTTCGTCTCCGGCGCGATCGCCAACGCCCAGCAGCAGCGTGAGGGTCAGAACACCGAGATCCGCAAGAACGTCCTGAAGTACGACGATGTGATGAACCGGCAGCGCGAGGCGATCTACTCTGATCGTCGCCGCATCCTCGAGGGCGATGACGTCCACGAGAAGGTCCAGCACTTCATCGAAGATGCGATCGGCCTGATGATCGACGAGAGGACCTCGTCGAGCTCTTCCGAGGACTGGGACCTGGAGGGCCTCTGGGAGGAGCTGGAGACGTTGTACCCGATCTCGCTGGAGGTCGCAGACATTGTCGAGGAGGCCGGTGGTATCGATCAGATCACCGTGAAGATGCTCAAGCGCGAGATCGTCTCCGATGCCAAGATCGCCTATGAGAACAAGGAGGAGGAGCTCGGCGAGGAGGCCATGCGTCAGCTCGAGCGCCGTGTCCTGCTCTCGGTGATCGATGAGAAGTGGCAGGAGCACCTCTACGAGATGGACTATCTGAAGTCCGGCATCGGTCTGCGCTCGATGGCTCAGCGCGACCCGTTGGTGGAGTACCAGCGTGAGGGCTACCTGCTGTTCCAGACCATGGCCGACTCCATTCGCGAGGACTCCGTGCGCTACCTCTTCAACGCTGAGGTGACCTCAGCGGCGGCCCGTGCCAAGACCACCAGCCTGCCCGGTGTGAAGGAAGGCCGCGTGGCAGCAGCGGGCAAGGAGGTCAGCGTGCCGGGTCTCAAGGACGAGCAGCCCAAGGTGAAGCTCAACTTCACAGCCCCGACCGAGACCGGCGGCAAGCAGACCGAGTCCCGCAGCACCGGCTGA
- a CDS encoding Rv3235 family protein — protein sequence MTAPIPEQHLEAAAQSTSRGQTDAQTTTRLDCLEPLIRLDARVRRDPEASWTGPPMRRPNTFRLQREDEVQRLMNRAGSDGVSVNATAGGDRRRPTELASLREERRQVIAVSRLICQATMETLAGVRPVQQLRRWLDPLVYAKVQERSVLLEHTRRLTRGHENPSRETTTPPRLSLRRIRTHSVEAGVWEVSVIFSEETRTRACAMRVEAHRGRWRAVALELG from the coding sequence ATGACAGCCCCCATCCCAGAGCAGCATCTGGAGGCCGCCGCGCAGTCGACGAGCCGAGGACAGACCGACGCACAGACCACCACCCGGCTCGACTGTCTGGAACCGCTGATCAGGCTGGACGCCAGGGTGCGCCGAGATCCTGAGGCCAGCTGGACGGGACCTCCGATGCGACGTCCGAACACCTTCCGCCTGCAGCGGGAGGACGAGGTGCAGCGACTGATGAACCGCGCGGGCTCCGACGGCGTCTCGGTGAACGCCACGGCTGGAGGGGATCGCCGACGGCCCACAGAACTGGCCTCACTGCGCGAGGAACGAAGACAGGTCATCGCAGTGTCCCGGCTCATCTGTCAGGCCACGATGGAGACGCTGGCCGGGGTACGACCGGTCCAGCAGCTGCGCCGCTGGCTCGATCCCCTCGTCTACGCCAAGGTGCAGGAACGCAGCGTGCTGCTCGAGCACACACGGCGCCTGACTCGAGGCCACGAGAACCCCTCTCGAGAGACGACGACGCCCCCACGCCTCAGCCTGCGTCGCATCCGGACCCACTCCGTCGAGGCAGGGGTATGGGAGGTCTCGGTGATCTTCAGCGAGGAGACGCGCACCCGGGCCTGCGCGATGCGAGTGGAGGCGCACCGAGGCAGGTGGCGGGCCGTCGCCCTCGAGCTGGGCTGA
- a CDS encoding LysM peptidoglycan-binding domain-containing protein gives MSTTTPERRRDRRRGRGNPTDRATRRQPTRSSAVSPRTARSRTISRDPGLDVPQPTDQRQDAVLSLLSIAVGPVLLICGAAILDVPVGSLLSPAAPSVVQEHLPRLDSGLRDAEHVVGLGAAGLGLLLSAAALLGAVASTMLVILARLGRLDAGPARNILERLSPGFMRRTVVLTLTAQLAVTGAGAVTTLHHHSTPSGTGGSSSISSISTDDRAMEETRSAASGPTDLLLPLSAAEDPPDETAQSAAPGPGPVEEHPPAAEEDPMSPLFTPDPPAPEADRHQGAETRERSDAEVTVRAGDSLWDIAAEKLGPQATDWEIAELWPQWYEANREAIGGDPGRLLPGTVLTPPEHDQSA, from the coding sequence ATGAGCACGACCACACCGGAACGGCGACGGGATCGACGGCGTGGAAGGGGGAATCCCACAGACCGGGCGACCCGGCGACAGCCGACGCGGAGCTCCGCGGTCTCACCCCGGACCGCCCGATCGCGCACCATCAGCCGAGACCCCGGCCTCGACGTGCCGCAGCCGACCGATCAGCGGCAGGACGCAGTGCTGTCCCTGCTGAGCATCGCCGTCGGGCCGGTGCTGCTCATCTGCGGTGCCGCCATCCTGGACGTGCCCGTCGGTTCCCTGCTCTCCCCAGCGGCACCATCAGTGGTGCAGGAGCACCTCCCCCGGCTCGACTCCGGGCTGCGCGACGCCGAACACGTCGTCGGCCTCGGTGCCGCCGGCCTGGGCCTTCTGCTGAGTGCGGCCGCGCTTCTCGGTGCCGTCGCGTCGACGATGCTCGTAATTCTGGCGCGTCTCGGACGGCTCGATGCCGGCCCGGCGCGGAACATCTTGGAACGCCTGTCCCCGGGGTTCATGAGGCGCACAGTGGTGCTCACCCTGACCGCGCAGCTGGCGGTGACCGGCGCGGGTGCGGTGACGACGCTCCACCACCACTCCACTCCGAGCGGCACTGGGGGATCCAGCTCGATCAGCTCGATCAGCACAGACGACCGAGCCATGGAGGAGACACGATCTGCAGCCTCGGGCCCGACGGACCTGCTGCTGCCCCTCTCCGCCGCCGAGGATCCCCCGGACGAGACCGCCCAGAGCGCAGCGCCTGGGCCCGGACCAGTCGAGGAGCACCCGCCTGCCGCCGAGGAGGACCCGATGAGCCCGCTGTTCACCCCGGACCCGCCCGCACCCGAGGCGGACCGCCATCAGGGCGCAGAGACCCGTGAGCGGTCCGACGCGGAGGTGACCGTCCGCGCTGGGGACAGCCTGTGGGACATCGCTGCCGAGAAGCTGGGCCCTCAGGCCACGGACTGGGAGATCGCCGAGCTCTGGCCCCAGTGGTACGAGGCGAATCGAGAGGCCATCGGCGGTGACCCCGGGCGTCTGCTGCCCGGCACGGTGCTGACTCCTCCGGAGCACGATCAGTCCGCGTGA
- a CDS encoding helix-turn-helix domain-containing protein encodes MRRFLTLPDVAEVLNISMDQARSLVRSGDLEAIQVGGRGQWRIEEAKLDEYIERQYEVQRQARRERGRTAHSSSQPSS; translated from the coding sequence ATGCGGCGCTTCCTCACGCTGCCCGACGTCGCCGAAGTGCTGAACATCTCGATGGACCAGGCACGCAGCCTGGTGCGCAGCGGCGACCTCGAGGCCATCCAGGTGGGCGGCCGCGGACAGTGGCGGATCGAGGAGGCGAAGTTGGACGAGTACATCGAACGTCAGTACGAAGTCCAGCGCCAGGCGCGCCGCGAGCGTGGACGCACCGCCCACTCGTCATCCCAGCCCTCATCCTGA
- a CDS encoding flagellar biosynthesis protein FlgA, which produces MTAETHDAATAARATEDTAERLRRPSWKDLRLIVGVLIVVASVAGVVALVAAQDRTVPVYAADRTLAVGEPVDIANLRVVDVRLDEVAELYLSAEREPRSDLQFITVVDEGELVPLRAVDTTDPLGRQAVTLEVDEALARAVEPGRTVDLWAAFGGTVGADAETPVEQIVETAEVSAVTESTSTFGAQSAVTVELLVDPEDLPSVLAARSSAATLSLVPAGAEAPRDAEESSDEDTDGDLERDGEGS; this is translated from the coding sequence ATGACGGCTGAGACGCACGACGCAGCGACGGCGGCACGCGCCACTGAGGACACTGCCGAGCGGCTGCGGCGACCGAGTTGGAAGGACCTCCGCCTCATCGTCGGGGTGCTGATCGTGGTCGCCTCGGTGGCCGGAGTCGTGGCCCTGGTCGCCGCGCAAGACCGCACAGTCCCCGTCTATGCGGCCGATCGCACCCTGGCCGTGGGGGAGCCCGTCGACATCGCGAACCTGCGTGTGGTGGACGTGCGGCTCGACGAGGTCGCCGAGCTCTACCTCAGCGCCGAGCGCGAACCCCGGTCGGACCTGCAGTTCATCACGGTCGTGGACGAGGGGGAGCTGGTCCCGCTGCGGGCAGTGGACACCACGGATCCGCTGGGTCGCCAGGCCGTCACCCTGGAGGTCGACGAGGCGCTGGCCCGGGCGGTGGAGCCCGGCCGCACCGTGGATCTCTGGGCGGCCTTCGGCGGGACGGTCGGCGCGGACGCCGAGACTCCGGTGGAACAGATCGTGGAGACCGCCGAGGTCTCCGCGGTCACCGAGTCCACCTCCACCTTCGGAGCCCAGTCCGCGGTGACGGTGGAGCTGCTGGTCGATCCGGAGGACCTGCCCAGCGTCTTGGCCGCGCGCAGCTCCGCCGCGACCCTGTCGCTGGTGCCCGCCGGTGCGGAGGCCCCCCGCGACGCCGAGGAGAGTTCCGACGAGGACACCGACGGCGACCTCGAGCGCGACGGGGAGGGCTCGTGA
- a CDS encoding AAA family ATPase, with the protein MRRCSVITAGHLHHDHIAAVERIHGPVTIDRRCADLAELMAAARAGWADAALIIGQTDTLTGSLLTELTEPGIVVVVVSDVAVERTRLRNLGAVALPDDVDVEVLVDALRGRPVPDEPTVGSVPEVASGDCAGVLPAADPQAASDSDAGSPAGGADPLDEELADLLRSTGQQESPDLSDVPDRDSDRDSDQDTDGDSDQDTDRDFDQDTDRDSDQDADGGAEVESDDSSVSRADIRPTVPGETRIAGITTVWGAPGSPGRTTLAVNLAAELALTGAHVLLIDADTVASSVAAHLGLLEESAGLAQACRQADLGRLDSARLRRAATVVDISGSRLHLLTGLPRADRWPELREGALRQVLQLADRDFDHVIVDVAAPTEQDEELTFDTRAPQRNAATVVAVEEAHTLLAVGAPDPVSFPRLIKGLDDLRLNVPQAPRPLVLINQTRREAVGRAPEDQLREAWTRFGSEEPLEIFLPWDRAACDDALLTGRVLAESAPQSDLRRAVAELAGADLPTRRRRRLRR; encoded by the coding sequence GTGAGACGCTGCTCGGTCATCACAGCTGGTCATCTCCATCACGACCATATCGCTGCGGTGGAGCGGATCCATGGACCGGTCACGATCGACCGCCGCTGTGCTGACCTTGCTGAGCTCATGGCGGCGGCACGTGCGGGCTGGGCAGACGCCGCGCTGATCATCGGGCAGACGGATACGCTCACCGGTTCGCTGCTCACCGAGCTCACCGAGCCCGGGATCGTCGTCGTCGTGGTCTCCGACGTCGCCGTGGAGCGCACGCGCCTGAGGAATCTGGGCGCGGTGGCACTTCCCGACGACGTCGACGTCGAAGTCCTGGTCGATGCCCTCCGTGGGCGCCCAGTGCCCGATGAGCCGACGGTGGGGTCAGTACCCGAGGTGGCATCTGGGGACTGCGCCGGGGTCCTGCCGGCAGCCGATCCCCAGGCTGCCTCCGACTCCGATGCTGGTTCACCGGCCGGAGGTGCCGATCCGCTGGACGAAGAACTGGCCGACCTGCTTCGATCGACCGGGCAGCAGGAGTCTCCGGACCTTTCGGACGTTCCTGACCGGGACTCTGACCGGGACTCTGACCAGGACACTGACGGGGACTCTGACCAGGACACTGACCGGGACTTTGACCAAGACACTGACCGGGACTCTGACCAGGATGCTGACGGGGGCGCAGAGGTCGAATCCGACGACTCGTCGGTGAGCCGTGCCGACATTCGCCCGACCGTACCGGGGGAGACCAGGATCGCCGGGATCACCACCGTGTGGGGTGCTCCCGGCAGCCCAGGCCGCACCACACTGGCGGTGAACCTCGCCGCCGAGCTGGCGCTCACCGGAGCGCACGTGCTGCTCATCGATGCCGACACGGTGGCCTCCTCCGTGGCCGCGCATCTGGGACTGCTGGAGGAATCCGCCGGTCTGGCGCAGGCCTGTCGGCAGGCCGACCTGGGTCGACTGGACTCTGCGCGTCTGCGCCGGGCGGCCACGGTGGTGGACATCAGCGGCAGCCGTCTGCATCTGCTCACCGGGCTCCCGCGAGCCGACCGCTGGCCCGAGCTGCGCGAAGGGGCCCTGCGCCAGGTGCTGCAGCTCGCTGACAGGGACTTCGACCATGTGATCGTCGATGTGGCAGCACCCACCGAGCAGGACGAGGAGCTGACGTTCGACACCCGTGCCCCGCAGCGGAACGCCGCCACCGTCGTCGCAGTGGAGGAGGCGCACACGCTGCTGGCCGTCGGAGCACCGGATCCCGTCTCCTTCCCCCGGCTGATCAAGGGGCTGGACGATCTGCGGCTCAACGTGCCCCAGGCGCCCCGGCCTCTGGTGCTGATCAACCAGACCCGGCGCGAGGCAGTGGGGCGAGCCCCAGAGGACCAGCTCCGTGAGGCCTGGACGCGATTCGGCTCCGAGGAGCCGCTGGAGATCTTCCTGCCCTGGGACCGTGCGGCCTGCGACGATGCCCTGCTCACCGGCCGTGTGCTCGCTGAGTCGGCGCCCCAGTCGGACCTGCGACGCGCTGTGGCGGAACTCGCCGGGGCTGATCTGCCGACGCGTCGTCGGAGGCGTCTGAGACGATAG